ACAACCAATTCGCCAACGGCAACATTGACAAAGAAGGCTTCATCAAATTGATGAAAAAAGCCTTCGAAAATCGATAAGCTGACGAAGAGATGAAAAAGTCCGGCTCTCCACCTTTGGGGCCGGACTCTCTTCTCAAGGATACTCACATGAAAAGAAAACAAGAAACACAACTTATTTTCTGGATTTTCCTCTGCCCTGTACTGATCGCCTTTCTTTTGGTCATTGTTATTCCCTTCTTTATGGGGGTATTTTATTCCTTCACAAACTGGAGCTCATCCGCCAGGGCGGGAGTAAGTCTTCAATGTATTGGGCTTTCCAATTTTACCGAAAGTTTCGAAGACCCGGCCTTCCTTTATTCGTTTCTGCTTACATTGGTCTACACCGTGCTTAACATGATTGCGATAAATCTTACAGCATTCATCCTTGCAATTATAGTTACAAGCAAACTCAGGCTGCGTAATCTCTACCGGGTTGGTTTTTTCATTCCGAATCTGATAGGTGGTCTGATTTTAGGTTATGTCTGGCAATTTATTTTCAACAATGCCGTTCCCGCCATTGGGGAATCGCTGCCCTTTTTATCAGCCCTTGCCGATCCGGCCAATCTTATATTAAGCAAACGGAATTCTGCCCTCATGGCCCTGGTTGTAGTAGGAACGTGGCAGTATGCAGGGTATATAATGATGATCTATGTCGCTGCTTTAGAGGGGGTCCCGGAAGAGCTACATGAAGCAGCTACCATCGATGGAGCCAACACATTCCAAAGAATCCGGCTTATTACCATCCCGATGATTGCACAGGCCTTTACCATCACCATGTTCCTCACCCTGGTTCAGTCCTTCAAACAATTCGATGTAAATGTCTCTCTCACAGCAGGAGGACCGTCGGCTATGTTCATGGGGCAACCTATCTTCGGGACAGAACTACTGGCGTTGAATATTTACCAGACAGCGTTCACAGCAAACAACCTTGCCGAGGGACAAGCACGGGCTGTTGTTTTCTTCATTGTTTTGATTATCATTTCCCTTGCCCAAGTCTCCGCCAATAAACGCAAGGAGATAGAACTATGAACAAGAAAAGCAATCAAAACTATATCCTGGAATGTATTGCAGCACTCCTTTTCCTTGCCTTTATTTTCCCCTTCTTTATTGTACTTATCAATTCGGCAAAAGGATCTTTCGAGGTCACCCAACAGCCTATGAAGTTACCGGACGATTGGTCCATGATCCTCAAAAATATGGTATCGATCTGGACAAATCCAAATATTCAATATCAGAACTCATTTATCTCTTCCTCGCTCATCACAGCAATCTCTTTAGTCGTCATCGTTATGTTTTCCAGTCAGGCAGCATGGGTGCTGGTACGGACAAAAACACGGATAAGCAGGTTCTTTTTTTTCATTTTCGTCGCAGCCATGGTCATCCCTTTCCAGATCGTCATGTTCCCTCTTCTCTCATGGTTTCGTATGATCTATACGGTAACAGGAATACGTTTATTACGAACGTATCAGGGAATGATCCTTGCCTATCTTGGTTTCGGCCTTTCCCTCTCGATTTTTATGTATCATGGATTCATAAAAAGCATTCCCCTAGAATTAGAAGAAGCAGCAACTATCGACGGCTGCTCAAAAGCAAGAATTTTTTTCACCATAATATCTCCCATTCTCAAGCCGATTCATGCTACAGTAGTGGTGTTGAACGGTATCTGGATCTGGAATGACTATCTGCTTCCCCTTCTGATACTTGGCAAGGGTAATAGAGTACAAACAATTCCCCTTGCTGTTGCAAACTTTGCGGGGGCCTATGTCAAACAGTGGGACCTGATTCTAACAGCCATTCTTATGGCAATGATTCCGATCATCATATTTTTCCTTCTTGCCCAAAAACATATTATTCGGGGCATGGTAGCAGGCTCAATTAAATAGCATAATGGACAGCACTATTAGCGATGTGGCAAAATTAGCGAAGGTATCTCCCTCTACGGTCAGCAGGGTCATTCATAACAGCCCAAGAATCAGCGATCAAACAAAAAATCGGGTAAGAGAGGCTATGAAAAGCCTTGGGTACCACCCCAATGCAGCCGCAAGAAGTCTAGTACGAGGTGAGACAAAGACTATAGGTCTCATTATCCCAAATTCCGAGAATGATCTTTTCTTTCGCCCCTTCTTTATCATGGCGATGCGCGGAATCAGCATAGAAGCCCAGAAACAGGGGTATAATATCATGTATGCATTCTCAACCAGCCAGCCGGAAGAGGTTGAGTTCCTTCAGCGTTTTGTCCAGAGGAGTCTTGTTGACGGGATTATTCTGATGGCGGCAAGACAACACGACAGTTGCATGGAGTACCTCGAAAGTCGGGAGGTTCCTTACGCTGTCATCGGTCATCCAGGACATGAATATCCCAATGCAATGTGGGTCGATAACGATAATTTCAAGGCAATGTACGATGTAACTGCGACACTTTTCGGCCTAGGACTTCGCCGTATCGCTTTTCTCGGAGGCGTCCCTGAAATGAGCGTAACGAGGGACCGATTAAGGGGATATAAAGAGGCGTTTACCACCCATGAAATCGATATCGATCAGGAACTGATACACACCTCAAGTGGTTTTCAGGAGGAAGATGGATATCAAGGAGCAAAGGAATTGCTAAAAAAAGCCGCCCCTGAAGCTTTTGCGGCTGCAGATGATCTCCTTGCTTTGGGAGCTTTGCAATACATGGAAGAAGAAAATATTAGGCTGCCAATTATAGGATTCAACAATACAATCAAAGGCTCGATACAGCACCCGACCCTAAGCTCGGTAGACATCCTCCCCGATCAACTTGGAATACAGGCGGCCGAGCTTCTCATTAAGAGGCTGAAAAATGAGCCGCTATCAACAAACTTCCGGATAGTGGACACATGCCTTATTGAACGGGAAACAACGCTTTTTTTCCGCTGACATAAAGGTTGAAACCGTGTTCGCTCCAAGAGTATCGGTATATACTTATGACTATGGCAAAGCAGCCCCCAAAACGGTACCGTCCCGGAGAACTCGACCGAACACGAAACCGGATCGGTCCGCTTTCAAAAGAAGAAGCACAACGGATGGCTGAGCTTCTCGGTGGAGAGGTTGGTATCGAGCGGGAAGACCCCCTTCTTGAAGAACGATACAGGAAATTAAAAGAGCGAGCCTACGGTGACAGAATTCTCCAGGCGGATACCCTTTCGGTCTCAAAAACCAGGGAAAATCCAGGAATATCGAAAGCCGATGAGACTTTTTTCCGACAGGAAGGAGGAATCAAACGAAGCTACACCAGCCGATTCAGAATCTGGTATCTTGCAAGCCGCCCCGAATTCGCCATCATGCGGAGACGCAACGCCTGGGCCGCTCTTTTGCCGTTCTCTCATCCACAGGAACTTCTCCATCCTAAATTTGTGCTTAACAGCAGTGAAATTTTTTACCGGCGGGTCGAGACTGTGGTGCTCTCACTTCGGGGTATTCTCCGACGAGTGGAGAAAAACCGTATTCATCAGCTTCGCAGCCCTTTTTATCGACAGATTGCCGAATCCATCAAGGAATGGGAGATCGAGGCGCTTCACCGGGAGCTTTCACGCATTCAGCTTCATCCCCGACACGTATCGATACGGGATTTTTCCAGGGTTGTCTTTTTTCTCTACCGTCCATTCATCCAGCTTCAGAAGCTGAGTCCCGTTACGATCCAGAGGGCGTTTCGCCACCTCTACGACCTTTCACTCCTGGAGCTTCCCAAAAGAAATCTTGAAGCGGATAGGATGCGGCGCTATTATGCGGCGGCGAGTAGCGAATTGTACTATATCTTTGAGACGCTCCCGGTGCGATGTTTTCCGCTCCTGCTTTTGCTTTTTGCAGAAAAGCCGGTGCAGTATCGGGAGTTACTCGACGAAAAGGAAGAGAAAATTCTGGAGTTTTTCCGCCTGAATAAGCAAGAAGTGATCGATCCCCCTGCGCCGAAGAGCGAGGGAAAGCCATCCGAGGAGGAAGAAGCCAAGCAAGCGGAAACGGAACATACGACGACGCAGGCAAGGGACGAAGAGC
This sequence is a window from Sediminispirochaeta bajacaliforniensis DSM 16054. Protein-coding genes within it:
- a CDS encoding carbohydrate ABC transporter permease, whose protein sequence is MNKKSNQNYILECIAALLFLAFIFPFFIVLINSAKGSFEVTQQPMKLPDDWSMILKNMVSIWTNPNIQYQNSFISSSLITAISLVVIVMFSSQAAWVLVRTKTRISRFFFFIFVAAMVIPFQIVMFPLLSWFRMIYTVTGIRLLRTYQGMILAYLGFGLSLSIFMYHGFIKSIPLELEEAATIDGCSKARIFFTIISPILKPIHATVVVLNGIWIWNDYLLPLLILGKGNRVQTIPLAVANFAGAYVKQWDLILTAILMAMIPIIIFFLLAQKHIIRGMVAGSIK
- a CDS encoding LacI family DNA-binding transcriptional regulator encodes the protein MAKLAKVSPSTVSRVIHNSPRISDQTKNRVREAMKSLGYHPNAAARSLVRGETKTIGLIIPNSENDLFFRPFFIMAMRGISIEAQKQGYNIMYAFSTSQPEEVEFLQRFVQRSLVDGIILMAARQHDSCMEYLESREVPYAVIGHPGHEYPNAMWVDNDNFKAMYDVTATLFGLGLRRIAFLGGVPEMSVTRDRLRGYKEAFTTHEIDIDQELIHTSSGFQEEDGYQGAKELLKKAAPEAFAAADDLLALGALQYMEEENIRLPIIGFNNTIKGSIQHPTLSSVDILPDQLGIQAAELLIKRLKNEPLSTNFRIVDTCLIERETTLFFR
- a CDS encoding carbohydrate ABC transporter permease gives rise to the protein MKRKQETQLIFWIFLCPVLIAFLLVIVIPFFMGVFYSFTNWSSSARAGVSLQCIGLSNFTESFEDPAFLYSFLLTLVYTVLNMIAINLTAFILAIIVTSKLRLRNLYRVGFFIPNLIGGLILGYVWQFIFNNAVPAIGESLPFLSALADPANLILSKRNSALMALVVVGTWQYAGYIMMIYVAALEGVPEELHEAATIDGANTFQRIRLITIPMIAQAFTITMFLTLVQSFKQFDVNVSLTAGGPSAMFMGQPIFGTELLALNIYQTAFTANNLAEGQARAVVFFIVLIIISLAQVSANKRKEIEL